The following proteins come from a genomic window of Leopardus geoffroyi isolate Oge1 chromosome A3, O.geoffroyi_Oge1_pat1.0, whole genome shotgun sequence:
- the LOC123581012 gene encoding 60S ribosomal protein L12-like gives MPPKFDPNEIKVVYLRCTDGEVGATSVLAPKIVPLRLSPKKIGDDITKATGDWQGLRITVKLIIWNRQLQTEVVSPASALIIKVLKELPRDRKKQKNIKHSGNITFDEIVNIAWQMQHRFLARGLPGNIKEILGTTQSVGYNVDVCHPHDIIDDINSGSVECLPS, from the coding sequence ATGCCACCTAAGTTCGACCCCAATGAAATCAAAGTTGTATACCTGAGGTGCACTGATGGCGAAGTGGGTGCCACATCTGTCCTGGCCCCAAAGATTGTCCCATTGCGTCTGTCTCCAAAAAAGATTGGTGATGATATCACCAAAGCAACTGGTGATTGGCAGGGTCTGAGGATTACAGTGAAACTGATCATTTGGAACAGACAGCTCCAGACTGAAGTGGTATCTCCTGCTTCTGCCCTGATTATCAAAGTCCTCAAGGAACttccaagagacagaaagaagcagaaaaacattaaacacagTGGAAATATCACTTTTGATGAGATTGTCAACATTGCCTGGCAGATGCAGCACCGATTTTTAGCCAGAGGACTCCCTGGAAACATTAAAGAGATTCTGGGGACCACCCAGTCTGTGGGCTATAATGTTGATGTCTGCCACCCTCATGACATCATAGATGACATCAATAGTGGTTCAGTGGAATGCCTACCTAGTTAA
- the POLE4 gene encoding DNA polymerase epsilon subunit 4 isoform X1, with product MVPGPNWPHRFTGTGKWVRGSAVAERPRRESRHAQPGVPGASSRVRGGATRPPGAWPSARAGKGPASHARAQSAAARSTLGARMAAAAAGNGTPREEEGPSGEAAAPPPQAPTSVPGARLSRLPLARVKALVKADPDVTLAGQEAIFILARAAELFVETIAKDAYCCAQQGKRKTLQRRDLDNAIEAVDEFAFLEERARMLEREGQREGERERIPRIQYCQLNAGFIMS from the exons ATGGTGCCTGGGCCCAACTGGCCCCACAGGTTCACCGGTACCGGGAAATGGGTCCGCGGTAGCGCGGTGGCGGAGCGACCGCGCAGGGAGAGCCGCCACGCCCAGCCGGGAGTCCCGGGAGCTTCCAGCCGCGTAAGGGGCGGAGCCACGCGCCCACCGGGGGCGTGGCCTTCGGCGCGCGCGGGAAAGGGGCCGGCGTCGCATGCGCGCGCACAGTCGGCGGCCGCGCGCAGCACGCTTGGGGCCCggatggcggcggcggcggctggaaATGGGACACCCCGCGAGGAGGAGGGGCCCAGTGGGGAGGCAGCGGCCCCGCCGCCGCAGGCCCCGACGAGTGTGCCCGGAGCTCGTCTCTCGAGGTTGCCGTTAGCGCGAGTGAAGGCCTTGGTGAAGGCGGACCCCGACGTGACCCTCGCGGGACAGGAAGCCATCTTCATTCTGGCACGAGCAGCG GAATTATTTGTGGAGACCATTGCAAAAGATGCCTACTGCTGTGCTCaacaaggaaagaggaaaaccCTTCAGAGGAGAGATTTGG ATAATGCAATAGAAGCCGTGGATGAATTTGCTTTTCTGGAAG agagagctcgcaTGCTTgagcgagaggggcagagagagggggaaagagagagaatcccaagaatccaGTACTGTCAGCTCAACGCGGGGTtcatcatgagctga
- the POLE4 gene encoding DNA polymerase epsilon subunit 4 isoform X3 has product MVPGPNWPHRFTGTGKWVRGSAVAERPRRESRHAQPGVPGASSRVRGGATRPPGAWPSARAGKGPASHARAQSAAARSTLGARMAAAAAGNGTPREEEGPSGEAAAPPPQAPTSVPGARLSRLPLARVKALVKADPDVTLAGQEAIFILARAAELFVETIAKDAYCCAQQGKRKTLQRRDLDNAIEAVDEFAFLEVSCCVK; this is encoded by the exons ATGGTGCCTGGGCCCAACTGGCCCCACAGGTTCACCGGTACCGGGAAATGGGTCCGCGGTAGCGCGGTGGCGGAGCGACCGCGCAGGGAGAGCCGCCACGCCCAGCCGGGAGTCCCGGGAGCTTCCAGCCGCGTAAGGGGCGGAGCCACGCGCCCACCGGGGGCGTGGCCTTCGGCGCGCGCGGGAAAGGGGCCGGCGTCGCATGCGCGCGCACAGTCGGCGGCCGCGCGCAGCACGCTTGGGGCCCggatggcggcggcggcggctggaaATGGGACACCCCGCGAGGAGGAGGGGCCCAGTGGGGAGGCAGCGGCCCCGCCGCCGCAGGCCCCGACGAGTGTGCCCGGAGCTCGTCTCTCGAGGTTGCCGTTAGCGCGAGTGAAGGCCTTGGTGAAGGCGGACCCCGACGTGACCCTCGCGGGACAGGAAGCCATCTTCATTCTGGCACGAGCAGCG GAATTATTTGTGGAGACCATTGCAAAAGATGCCTACTGCTGTGCTCaacaaggaaagaggaaaaccCTTCAGAGGAGAGATTTGG ATAATGCAATAGAAGCCGTGGATGAATTTGCTTTTCTGGAAG
- the POLE4 gene encoding DNA polymerase epsilon subunit 4 isoform X2 yields MVPGPNWPHRFTGTGKWVRGSAVAERPRRESRHAQPGVPGASSRVRGGATRPPGAWPSARAGKGPASHARAQSAAARSTLGARMAAAAAGNGTPREEEGPSGEAAAPPPQAPTSVPGARLSRLPLARVKALVKADPDVTLAGQEAIFILARAAELFVETIAKDAYCCAQQGKRKTLQRRDLDNAIEAVDEFAFLEELACLSERGRERGKERESQESSTVSSTRGSS; encoded by the exons ATGGTGCCTGGGCCCAACTGGCCCCACAGGTTCACCGGTACCGGGAAATGGGTCCGCGGTAGCGCGGTGGCGGAGCGACCGCGCAGGGAGAGCCGCCACGCCCAGCCGGGAGTCCCGGGAGCTTCCAGCCGCGTAAGGGGCGGAGCCACGCGCCCACCGGGGGCGTGGCCTTCGGCGCGCGCGGGAAAGGGGCCGGCGTCGCATGCGCGCGCACAGTCGGCGGCCGCGCGCAGCACGCTTGGGGCCCggatggcggcggcggcggctggaaATGGGACACCCCGCGAGGAGGAGGGGCCCAGTGGGGAGGCAGCGGCCCCGCCGCCGCAGGCCCCGACGAGTGTGCCCGGAGCTCGTCTCTCGAGGTTGCCGTTAGCGCGAGTGAAGGCCTTGGTGAAGGCGGACCCCGACGTGACCCTCGCGGGACAGGAAGCCATCTTCATTCTGGCACGAGCAGCG GAATTATTTGTGGAGACCATTGCAAAAGATGCCTACTGCTGTGCTCaacaaggaaagaggaaaaccCTTCAGAGGAGAGATTTGG ATAATGCAATAGAAGCCGTGGATGAATTTGCTTTTCTGGAAG agctcgcaTGCTTgagcgagaggggcagagagagggggaaagagagagaatcccaagaatccaGTACTGTCAGCTCAACGCGGGGTtcatcatga
- the POLE4 gene encoding DNA polymerase epsilon subunit 4 isoform X4, translating into MVPGPNWPHRFTGTGKWVRGSAVAERPRRESRHAQPGVPGASSRVRGGATRPPGAWPSARAGKGPASHARAQSAAARSTLGARMAAAAAGNGTPREEEGPSGEAAAPPPQAPTSVPGARLSRLPLARVKALVKADPDVTLAGQEAIFILARAAELFVETIAKDAYCCAQQGKRKTLQRRDLDNAIEAVDEFAFLEGTLD; encoded by the exons ATGGTGCCTGGGCCCAACTGGCCCCACAGGTTCACCGGTACCGGGAAATGGGTCCGCGGTAGCGCGGTGGCGGAGCGACCGCGCAGGGAGAGCCGCCACGCCCAGCCGGGAGTCCCGGGAGCTTCCAGCCGCGTAAGGGGCGGAGCCACGCGCCCACCGGGGGCGTGGCCTTCGGCGCGCGCGGGAAAGGGGCCGGCGTCGCATGCGCGCGCACAGTCGGCGGCCGCGCGCAGCACGCTTGGGGCCCggatggcggcggcggcggctggaaATGGGACACCCCGCGAGGAGGAGGGGCCCAGTGGGGAGGCAGCGGCCCCGCCGCCGCAGGCCCCGACGAGTGTGCCCGGAGCTCGTCTCTCGAGGTTGCCGTTAGCGCGAGTGAAGGCCTTGGTGAAGGCGGACCCCGACGTGACCCTCGCGGGACAGGAAGCCATCTTCATTCTGGCACGAGCAGCG GAATTATTTGTGGAGACCATTGCAAAAGATGCCTACTGCTGTGCTCaacaaggaaagaggaaaaccCTTCAGAGGAGAGATTTGG ATAATGCAATAGAAGCCGTGGATGAATTTGCTTTTCTGGAAG gaactTTGGATTGA